A window of the Canis lupus baileyi chromosome 1, mCanLup2.hap1, whole genome shotgun sequence genome harbors these coding sequences:
- the PRRG2 gene encoding transmembrane gamma-carboxyglutamic acid protein 2, producing the protein MRGYPFLLLLYLGLTTCLDTSPGEEKDQEVFLDSPEAQSFLGSRSRIPRANHWDLELLTPGNLERECREERCSWEEAREYFEDNTLTERFWESYIYNGKGGRGRVDVAGLAVGLTSGILLIVLASLGAFWYLHCRRGGGQQPCPQEAELINPLSPLGDLAPPTPLPPPPPPPPGLPTYEQALAASGVHDAPPPPYSSLRRPR; encoded by the exons ATGAGGGGGTACCCCTTTCTGCTGCTGCTATATCTAGGATTGACCACTTGCTTGGACACCTCGCCTGGTGAGGAGAAAGACCAAG AAGTCTTCCTGGACTCCCCGGAGGCCCAGAGCTTTCTAGGAAGCCGTAGCCGGATTCCACGAGCCAATCACTGGGACCTGGAACTGCTCACACCAGGGAATCTGGAACGGGAGTGTCGTGAGGAGCGGTGTTCCTGGGAGGAGGCGCGAGAGTATTTCGAGGACAATACTCTGACA GAGCGCTTTTGGGAGAGCTACATCTACAATGGCAAAGGag ggcgtGGACGAGTGGACGTAGCAGGCCTGGCTGTGGGGCTGACATCTGGCATCCTGCTCATTGTCCTGGCCAGCTTGGGAGCCTTTTGGTATCTGCATTGCCGACGGGGTGGAGGCCAGCAGCCCTGTCCCCAAGA GGCTGAGCTCATTAACCCCCTGAGTCCCCTGGGTGATCTAGCCCCGCCGAcgcccctgcctccacccccacctccacccccaggcctccccacctACGAGCAGGCGCTGGCGGCCTCTGGGGTGCACGACGCACCTCCGCCCCCCTACAGCAG CCTCAGGAGGCCTCGCTGA